A stretch of Mustela nigripes isolate SB6536 chromosome 6, MUSNIG.SB6536, whole genome shotgun sequence DNA encodes these proteins:
- the PFKP gene encoding ATP-dependent 6-phosphofructokinase, platelet type isoform X2, translated as MDDDEVANRKVSFRKCLEHLSGAGKAIGVLTSGGDAQGMNAAVRAVVRMGIYVGAKVYFIYEGYQGMVDGGRNIVEASWESVSSILQVGGTIIGSARCKAFRTREGRLKAAQNLVQRGITNLCVIGGDGSLTGANIFRKEWSGLLEELAQNGEIDKEQVQKHAYLNVVGMVGSIDNDFCGTDMTIGTDSALHRIIEVVDAIMTTAQSHQRTFVLEVMGRHCGYLALVSALACGADWVFLPESPPEEGWQEDMCVKLSENRARKKRLNIIIVAEGAIDTQNKPITSEQIKELVVKQLGYDTRVTILGHVQRGGTPSAFDRILASRMGVEAVVALLQATPETPACVVSLSGNQAVRLPLVECVQMTQDVQKAMDERRFKDAVQLRGRSFETNLNTYKRLAIKLPDDQIVKSNCNVAVINVGAPAAGMNAAVRSAVRVGIADGHKMLAIYDGFEGFAKGQIKEIGWGDVGGWTGQGGSILGTKRTLPGKSLEDIAAQMRTHSINALLIIGGFEAYLGLLELSAARDRYEELCVPMVMVPATVSNNVPGSDFSIGADTALNTITDAFESAVLLSDLRDHHPEFCIPICILPTTISNNVPGTDVSLGSDTGLNVVVETCDRIKQSASGTKRRVFIIETMGGYCGYLANMGGLAAGADAAYIFEEPFDIRDLQSNVEHLTEKMKTTIQRGLVLRNESCSENYTTDFIYQLYSEEGKGVFDCRKNVLGHMQQGGAPSPFDRNFGTKISARAMQWISTKLKEAPGKGKRFTSEDSICVLGISKRNLLFQPVTQLRKDTDFEHRIPKEQWWLKLRPLMKILAKYKASYEVSESNQLEPVHPRGHEEPAAI; from the exons ggttaCCAAGGCATGGTGGACGGCGGCAGAAACATCGTGGAAGCCAGCTGGGAGAGCGTCTCCAGCATTCTGCAAGTG gggGGGACCATTATCGGCAGTGCTCGTTGCAAAGCCTTCCGCACACGGGAAGGTCGCCTGAAGGCTGCTCAGAACTTGGTTCAGCGGGGCATCACCAACCTGTGTGTGATTGGCGGGGACGGGAGTCTCACAGGGGCCAATATCTTCCGGAAAGAGTGGAGTGGGCTGCTGGAGGAGTTGGCTCAAAATG GTGAGATCGACAAGGAGCAGGTGCAGAAGCACGCGTACCTCAATGTCGTGGGCATGGTGGGCTCCATCGACAATGACTTCTGCGGGACCGATATGACCATCGGCACTGACTCTGCCTTGCACAGGATAATTGAGGTCGTGGACGCCATCATGACCACCGCCCAGAG CCACCAGAGGACCTTCGTGCTTGAGGTTATGGGGAGACACTGCGG GTACCTCGCCCTGGTGAGCGCCCTGGCCTGCGGAGCGGACTGGGTGTTCCTTCCGGAGTCGCCCCCAGAAGAGGGCTGGCAGGAGGACATGTGCGTCAAGCTCTCCGAG AACCGTGCCcggaaaaaaagactgaatatcATCATTGTGGCGGAGGGAGCCATAGACACCCAGAACAAGCCCATTACCTCCGAGCAGATCAAGGAG CTCGTGGTCAAGCAGCTGGGGTACGACACGCGGGTGACCATCCTGGGACACGTGCAGAGAGGCGGGACTCCTTCGGCCTTTGACCGGATCTTG GCCAGTCGCATGGGGGTGGAGGCCGTGGTCGCCCTTCTCCAGGCCACCCCGGAGACCCCGGCCTGCGTGGTGTCGCTGAGCGGGAACCAGGCCGTGCGGCTGCCCCTGGTGGAGTGCGTGCAGATG ACCCAGGACGTGCAGAAGGCCATGGACGAGAGGAGATTTAAGGATGCTGTGCAGCTCCGCGGAAG GAGCTTCGAGACCAATCTGAACACCTACAAGCGGCTCGCCATCAAGTTGCCGGACGATCAGATTGTGAAG AGCAACTGTAACGTGGCGGTCATAAACGTGGGGGCGCCCGCAGCCGGGATGAATGCCGCCGTGCGCTCCGCCGTGCGCGTGGGCATCGCCGATGGACACAAGATGCTCGCCATCTACGACGGCTTCGAGGGCTTCGCCAAAGGCCAG ATAAAGGAGATCGGCTGGGGGGACGTCGGAGGCTGGACCGGCCAAGGAGGCTCCATTCTTGGGACCAAACG CACGCTGCCCGGGAAGTCTTTGGAGGACATCGCTGCGCAGATGCGGACACACAGTATCAACGCCCTGCTCATCATCGGGGGATTCGAG GCCTACCTGGGACTGCTGGAGCTGTCGGCTGCCCGGGACAGGTACGAGGAGCTCTGTGTCCCTATGGTCATGGTCCCTGCCACTGTCTCCAACAATGTGCCAGGCTCCGATTTCAGCATCGGCGCGGACACAGCGCTCAACACCATCACCGAC GCTTTCGAGAGTGCTGTTCTGCTCTCCGACTTGCGGGACCACCACCCGGAGTTTTGCATTCCCATTTGCATCCTGCCGACCACCATTAGCAACAATGTCCCGGGCACAGACGTGAGCCTGGGCTCGGACACGGGCCTCAATGTCGTGGTGGAG ACGTGTGACCGCATCAAACAGTCGGCCAGCGGGACCAAGCGCCGCGTGTTCATCATCGAGACCATGGGGGGCTACTGCGGCTACCTGGCCAACATGGGGGGGCTCGCTGCCGGAGCTGATGCCGCCTACATTTTTGAGGAGCCGTTCGACATCCGAGACCTGCAG TCCAACGTGGAGCACCTGACGGAGAAAATGAAGACCACCATTCAGAGGGGACTCGTGCTCAG GAACGAGAGCTGCAGCGAGAACTACACCACCGACTTCATCTACCAGCTCTACTCCGAGGAGGGCAAGGGCGTGTTCGACTGCAGGAAGAACGTGCTGGGCCACATGCAGCAG GGTGGGGCGCCTTCGCCGTTCGATAGAAACTTCGGGACCAAAATCTCCGCCAGGGCCATGCAGTGGATCAGCACGAAACTGAAGGAGGCTCCGGGCAAAG gAAAAAGGTTTACGAGTGAGGATTCCATTTGCGTGCTGGGAATAAGCAAAAGAAACCTTCTTTTCCAACCTGTGACCCAGCTGAGGAAGGACACAGACTTCGA GCACAGGATCCCCAAGGAGCAGTGGTGGCTGAAGCTGCGGCCGCTCATGAAGATCCTGGCCAAGTACAAGGCCAGCTACGAGGTCTCCGAGTCCAACCAGCTGGAGCCCGTGCACCCCCGAGGCCACGAGGAGCCCGCTGCCATCTAG
- the PFKP gene encoding ATP-dependent 6-phosphofructokinase, platelet type isoform X1: protein MDDDEVANRKVSFRKCLEHLSGAGKAIGVLTSGGDAQGMNAAVRAVVRMGIYVGAKVYFIYEGYQGMVDGGRNIVEASWESVSSILQVGGTIIGSARCKAFRTREGRLKAAQNLVQRGITNLCVIGGDGSLTGANIFRKEWSGLLEELAQNGEIDKEQVQKHAYLNVVGMVGSIDNDFCGTDMTIGTDSALHRIIEVVDAIMTTAQSHQRTFVLEVMGRHCGYLALVSALACGADWVFLPESPPEEGWQEDMCVKLSENRARKKRLNIIIVAEGAIDTQNKPITSEQIKELVVKQLGYDTRVTILGHVQRGGTPSAFDRILASRMGVEAVVALLQATPETPACVVSLSGNQAVRLPLVECVQMTQDVQKAMDERRFKDAVQLRGRSFETNLNTYKRLAIKLPDDQIVKSNCNVAVINVGAPAAGMNAAVRSAVRVGIADGHKMLAIYDGFEGFAKGQIKEIGWGDVGGWTGQGGSILGTKRTLPGKSLEDIAAQMRTHSINALLIIGGFEAYLGLLELSAARDRYEELCVPMVMVPATVSNNVPGSDFSIGADTALNTITDTCDRIKQSASGTKRRVFIIETMGGYCGYLANMGGLAAGADAAYIFEEPFDIRDLQSNVEHLTEKMKTTIQRGLVLRNESCSENYTTDFIYQLYSEEGKGVFDCRKNVLGHMQQGGAPSPFDRNFGTKISARAMQWISTKLKEAPGKGKRFTSEDSICVLGISKRNLLFQPVTQLRKDTDFEHRIPKEQWWLKLRPLMKILAKYKASYEVSESNQLEPVHPRGHEEPAAI, encoded by the exons ggttaCCAAGGCATGGTGGACGGCGGCAGAAACATCGTGGAAGCCAGCTGGGAGAGCGTCTCCAGCATTCTGCAAGTG gggGGGACCATTATCGGCAGTGCTCGTTGCAAAGCCTTCCGCACACGGGAAGGTCGCCTGAAGGCTGCTCAGAACTTGGTTCAGCGGGGCATCACCAACCTGTGTGTGATTGGCGGGGACGGGAGTCTCACAGGGGCCAATATCTTCCGGAAAGAGTGGAGTGGGCTGCTGGAGGAGTTGGCTCAAAATG GTGAGATCGACAAGGAGCAGGTGCAGAAGCACGCGTACCTCAATGTCGTGGGCATGGTGGGCTCCATCGACAATGACTTCTGCGGGACCGATATGACCATCGGCACTGACTCTGCCTTGCACAGGATAATTGAGGTCGTGGACGCCATCATGACCACCGCCCAGAG CCACCAGAGGACCTTCGTGCTTGAGGTTATGGGGAGACACTGCGG GTACCTCGCCCTGGTGAGCGCCCTGGCCTGCGGAGCGGACTGGGTGTTCCTTCCGGAGTCGCCCCCAGAAGAGGGCTGGCAGGAGGACATGTGCGTCAAGCTCTCCGAG AACCGTGCCcggaaaaaaagactgaatatcATCATTGTGGCGGAGGGAGCCATAGACACCCAGAACAAGCCCATTACCTCCGAGCAGATCAAGGAG CTCGTGGTCAAGCAGCTGGGGTACGACACGCGGGTGACCATCCTGGGACACGTGCAGAGAGGCGGGACTCCTTCGGCCTTTGACCGGATCTTG GCCAGTCGCATGGGGGTGGAGGCCGTGGTCGCCCTTCTCCAGGCCACCCCGGAGACCCCGGCCTGCGTGGTGTCGCTGAGCGGGAACCAGGCCGTGCGGCTGCCCCTGGTGGAGTGCGTGCAGATG ACCCAGGACGTGCAGAAGGCCATGGACGAGAGGAGATTTAAGGATGCTGTGCAGCTCCGCGGAAG GAGCTTCGAGACCAATCTGAACACCTACAAGCGGCTCGCCATCAAGTTGCCGGACGATCAGATTGTGAAG AGCAACTGTAACGTGGCGGTCATAAACGTGGGGGCGCCCGCAGCCGGGATGAATGCCGCCGTGCGCTCCGCCGTGCGCGTGGGCATCGCCGATGGACACAAGATGCTCGCCATCTACGACGGCTTCGAGGGCTTCGCCAAAGGCCAG ATAAAGGAGATCGGCTGGGGGGACGTCGGAGGCTGGACCGGCCAAGGAGGCTCCATTCTTGGGACCAAACG CACGCTGCCCGGGAAGTCTTTGGAGGACATCGCTGCGCAGATGCGGACACACAGTATCAACGCCCTGCTCATCATCGGGGGATTCGAG GCCTACCTGGGACTGCTGGAGCTGTCGGCTGCCCGGGACAGGTACGAGGAGCTCTGTGTCCCTATGGTCATGGTCCCTGCCACTGTCTCCAACAATGTGCCAGGCTCCGATTTCAGCATCGGCGCGGACACAGCGCTCAACACCATCACCGAC ACGTGTGACCGCATCAAACAGTCGGCCAGCGGGACCAAGCGCCGCGTGTTCATCATCGAGACCATGGGGGGCTACTGCGGCTACCTGGCCAACATGGGGGGGCTCGCTGCCGGAGCTGATGCCGCCTACATTTTTGAGGAGCCGTTCGACATCCGAGACCTGCAG TCCAACGTGGAGCACCTGACGGAGAAAATGAAGACCACCATTCAGAGGGGACTCGTGCTCAG GAACGAGAGCTGCAGCGAGAACTACACCACCGACTTCATCTACCAGCTCTACTCCGAGGAGGGCAAGGGCGTGTTCGACTGCAGGAAGAACGTGCTGGGCCACATGCAGCAG GGTGGGGCGCCTTCGCCGTTCGATAGAAACTTCGGGACCAAAATCTCCGCCAGGGCCATGCAGTGGATCAGCACGAAACTGAAGGAGGCTCCGGGCAAAG gAAAAAGGTTTACGAGTGAGGATTCCATTTGCGTGCTGGGAATAAGCAAAAGAAACCTTCTTTTCCAACCTGTGACCCAGCTGAGGAAGGACACAGACTTCGA GCACAGGATCCCCAAGGAGCAGTGGTGGCTGAAGCTGCGGCCGCTCATGAAGATCCTGGCCAAGTACAAGGCCAGCTACGAGGTCTCCGAGTCCAACCAGCTGGAGCCCGTGCACCCCCGAGGCCACGAGGAGCCCGCTGCCATCTAG